The Salegentibacter sp. Hel_I_6 region CGGGTAAATTACAAACCTTTCGAATATCCCGAGATCCTTCAGTTTACCGAAGCTATTAACAGATCATTCTGGGTGCATTCTGAAGTAGACTTTACTGCAGATGTACAGGATTTTCATTCTCATCTTAGTGAAAATGAAAAACAGGTAATTAAAAAGAGTTTGCTTGCCATCGCACAAATTGAAGTAGCCGTTAAATCCTTCTGGGGCGATTTATATGAGCACCTTCCTAAGCCGGAATTTAACGGCCTCGGAAGCACTTTTGCTGAATGTGAATTCAGGCATTCGGAAGCTTATTCCCGCCTGCTTGAAGTTTTAGGTTATAACAACGAGTTCGAGCAATTAATAGAAACTCCTGTTATCAAAAAAAGGGTGGCTTATCTTTCTGAAGCTTTAGCAAATACAAAATCTTCAGATGAAAAAAAATACGTGTTTTCCCTTATTTTATTTTCAATTTTAATTGAAAACGTATCCCTCTTTAGTCAGTTTGCTATTATTCTTTCGTTTAGCCGATTTAAAGGTGTGATGAAAAATGTGAGCAATATAATTGCATGGACATCGGTAGACGAACAAATTCATGCCAATGCCGGGATTTATATTGTAAACCAGATTAAGAAAGAATTTCCAGAATTCTTCAACGAGGAAACCAAAACTCAAATTAGAGAGATCATTGCCCATTCTATGAAAGTAGAATCTGAAATCCTTGATTGGATCTTTGTTGATGGCGCTCTGGAACAATGCAAAAAAGAAGACCTGCTGAATTTTATGAAGTATCGGGTAGACGATAGCCTTGAAAAAATTGGTTTGGAAAAGATCTACTTTGTTTCAGAGTATGATTACAAAGCCATGTTATGGTTTGAAGAAGAAGTTTTCGCCAATAGTTTAGACGACTTTTTTGCCAAGCGTCCGGTAGATTACACCAAACACGATAAAAGCATCACGGCCGATGATCTTTTTTAAACAATTTTCCGCAGCAATAATTCAATCTAAAATCCAGCAAAATGCCCGAAACAATAATTAAAGAAATGCAACAGGAACGCCTTTGGTGGCTCAATGAAGAAAGCCAGCAAATACTTAACCGTGGTTATCTATTAAAAGGAGAAACTACAAAATCTGCCATAGAACGAGTTGCAAATGCAGCTGCAAAAAGACTCTACAAACCAGAACTGGCTGAAGCTTTTATAGAAATGATAGAACGCGGCTGGATGAGTTTAAGTTCGCCAATTTGGGCCAATATGGGTACCGAACGCGGATTACCAATTTCCTGTTTCAATGTCTACGTACCCGATAATATTGAAGGAATTACTCACAAACTGGGCGAGGTAATCATGCAAACCAAGATTGGTGGCGGTACTTCAGGTTATTTTGGAGAATTACGAGGTCGTGGCAGTGCTGTTACCGATAACGGCAAAAGTAGCGGAGCAACCAGTTTTATGAAGCTTTTTGACACTGCGATGGATACCATTTCTCAGGGCGGCGTTCGCCGCGGAGCTTTTGCTGCTTATCTGGATATTGACCACCCCGATATTAAAGAATTTCTCGAGATAAAAAATATTGGAAATCCTATTCAGAATTTATTTTATGGCGTTAGTGTGCCCGATTACTGGATGCAGGAAATGATAGATGGAGATCGGGAAAAACGAGAAATATGGGCTAAAGTTTTAGAAAGCAGACAGCAAAAAGGTTTGCCCTATATTTTCTTTAAAGACAATATCAACCGGTTCAAGCCGCAGGTTTATAAGGACAAAAACTACGTTGTAAATTCCAGCAATTTATGTTCAGAAATCGCACTGCCTTCAACCGAGGAAGAGTCTTTTATTTGCTGTCTCTCTTCAATGAATTTAGAGCTTTATGACGAATGGAAAGATACCGAGGCAGTAAAACTGGCTATCTATTTTCTTGATGCTGTTTTACAGGAATTTATCGCGAAAACCGAGGATAATTATTACCTCACTCCTGCCAATAAATTTGCAAAAAGACACAGGGCTCTGGGATTGGGCGTTATGGGTTGGCATTCTTATCTTCAGAAGAACAGGATTCCTTTTGAAGGTTTAAAAGCAAAAGGCTTAACGAATTCCATATTTAAAGAAATTAATGAGAAAGCTACCAAAGCAAGTAAGGAATTAGCGAATATTTATGGCGAACCCGAGGTTTTAAAAGGCTACGGATTAAGAAATACTACTTTAATGGCCGTAGCGCCTACTACCTCCTCTTCTGCCATTTTAGGACAGGCATCACCTGGGATTGAACCTTTTAGCAGTAATTATTACAAAGCGGGATTGGCAAAAGGGAATTTTATGCGGAAGAATAAATATTTAAAGGAATTACTTCAGGAAAAAGGATTGGATACCGAAGAAACCTGGCGAAGCATTATGCTAAACCACGGAAGCGTACAGCATTTAAAAGAATTAAGTGATGAAGAGCGAATGGTTTTTAAAACCTTTAAGGAGATAAGTCAGTTAGAGATTATTCAACAGGCCTCGGTGAGACAAAAATATATAGACCAGTCCCAAAGTTTGAATTTGAATATTCCTTCAGATCTTCCGGTTCGGGAAGTAAATAAGCTAATGATAGAAGCCTGGCAACTGGGAGTTAAAACGCTATACTACCAAAGAAGTCAAAGTGTTTCTAAAGAATTTATAGCCAATATGGTGAATTGTGCGAGTTGTGAGGCTTAAGCCTTAAAATGATTTAAAATGAAAAGGCTGTCTGAAAAGTCTGAAGAACGTCACCCTGAATTTATTTCAGGGTCTAAAATGTTGAATTTTAAAAACATGCTAGAAGCTGAAACAAGTTCAGCTTGACGAAAACAGGACGTTTACAAGACAGCCTTTTTCTTATTCTGAAAACTCAACTTACATAGCTCCCCATTCTTTAAGGGAATCTTTGTTCATTTTAACGTAATCCTGGTTTCCGGCTTTTTCAGCTTCAGCTAAAGATTTTTTGGCAGCTGCAATTGCTTCTTCTTTTTTACCAAGATCGGCTGCGATAAGCGATTTTCTTCTTAAGATCCAGAATGCATTCGGGTTCCCCATTTCAAGGGATTTTTTTACCCATTCGTAAGCCTGTTCTAAATCTTTATTGGCATCGTGATAATAAGTTGCTGCAGCAAAATAATCACCTGCCCCTGGGCCATTCATAGTTTTTTCAATACTGGCCATTGCTTTTTCTTCGGTAGGTACTTCGAATTCAAGACTCGCAACTGTATTTGCCCAAACAAAATTAAGCACAGCAGAATCATTCTTAAGTTCGTCTATCATAATGGTGAAAGTTTCCATTTCAAACGGAAGCTCCAATACTTCTGCAGTTGCTTTTAGGGCTACTTTCTCTTCGTCCCATTCAGCAGGATTTCCCCAATTAGAAGCATCGTTATAGAACATTACTTCCCACTCGTCTTCCTTCGGAATGGTATAAATTGCGTAGGTTCCGGCCTTTAATTCTTCTCCTTGAATAGTAACATCGTCACTAAAAGTAATTTTGGTATTCTCGTTGGCACCGGTACGCCATACTTCTCCATAGGGCACTAGATTGCCAAAAATCTCACGATCTCTCATTCCGGGACGGGAATATTCAAGAGTGAAATCGGTAAGCCCAACTTTTTGTTCAATCTTAGTTAAAGGACTCGGTTGTGGAGCCTTTACCTGGGCTTGAGTTGCACTCATAATCCCTGCGGTACATAAAAATAGAAGTAATTTTTTCATTTTGTAGTTTGTTTTTAGTTTTTCAAATATACCTAGAAATTGATTATAAATTTAAAATTCAAGCTTCTTCATTTATATTTTGTTTAACTATAATTATTTTACTCTAAACAAAACTTCCTTTAATTTTACACTTAGTTAGCGAAAGCTCGAGAGATAAAAAATTCGGCTAAGCTTAGAAAACAATTAATCTCACCTTGTGAGTAAATAACTCAGAATGAAAATCTATACTAAAAAGACGGTGCAAAAACTTCCTATAAGCCTGGAAAAGGCCTGGGAATTTCTATCCAGCCCTGGAAATCTAAAGACTATTACACCAGATTATATGGGGTTTAATATTATCTCTGGAGCCGATCGCCCAATGTTTGCAGGACAAATTATTCAATATATAGTAACTCCTATTGCAGGAATTAAAACCAAATGGGTTACGGAAATAACCCACGTAAAAGATAGAGAATACTTTGTTGACGAGCAACGTTTTGGGCCTTATGCACTTTGGCACCACAAGCATTTTTTGAAAGAAATTCCAGGCGGCGTGGAGATGGAGGATATTATAGATTATAAATTGCCCTTCGGGATTTTAGGACAAATGGTGCATCCCTTTCTCGTAGCTCCTAAACTGAAAGAAATTTTTGATTACAGGCAGGAGAAACTTATAGAACTTTTTGGTGAATATGATGAAACCAAAACTAAAGATGCAACACTGAAACAAGATATTTTAGCTTAAACCATAAAAAATAAATTATGAAAAAGAATATTGTACTTATTGGCGGTTCTACCGGAATCGGACTTGAAATTGCCAATCAATTAATAAAAGAAAATAATGTGATTGTCGCTTCAAGAAACAAAGGCGAACTAAACGACGATATAAAACATTTAGAATTTGATGTTTTAAAAGATAATATAGAAGACCTTGAGTTGCCGGAAGAAATACACGGCCTGGTATATTGCCCTGGAAGCATCAACCTCAAACCTTTTAAGATGCTAAAGCATAAAGATTTTGAGGAAGAAATGAACTTAAATTTTTTAAGTTTGGTAAAAGTAGTTAAGTCTCTAATGTCAAAATTAAAGAAAGCTGAAAATGCAAGTTTGGTATTTTTTAGCACCGTGGCGGTTAAAGTCGGAATGCCCTTCCATACCAGCGTTGCTGCGGCAAAGGGTGCGATTGAAGGTTTTGCTAAATCGCTGGC contains the following coding sequences:
- a CDS encoding DUF2911 domain-containing protein; translation: MKKLLLFLCTAGIMSATQAQVKAPQPSPLTKIEQKVGLTDFTLEYSRPGMRDREIFGNLVPYGEVWRTGANENTKITFSDDVTIQGEELKAGTYAIYTIPKEDEWEVMFYNDASNWGNPAEWDEEKVALKATAEVLELPFEMETFTIMIDELKNDSAVLNFVWANTVASLEFEVPTEEKAMASIEKTMNGPGAGDYFAAATYYHDANKDLEQAYEWVKKSLEMGNPNAFWILRRKSLIAADLGKKEEAIAAAKKSLAEAEKAGNQDYVKMNKDSLKEWGAM
- a CDS encoding ribonucleotide-diphosphate reductase subunit beta, translating into MSIFQKRVNYKPFEYPEILQFTEAINRSFWVHSEVDFTADVQDFHSHLSENEKQVIKKSLLAIAQIEVAVKSFWGDLYEHLPKPEFNGLGSTFAECEFRHSEAYSRLLEVLGYNNEFEQLIETPVIKKRVAYLSEALANTKSSDEKKYVFSLILFSILIENVSLFSQFAIILSFSRFKGVMKNVSNIIAWTSVDEQIHANAGIYIVNQIKKEFPEFFNEETKTQIREIIAHSMKVESEILDWIFVDGALEQCKKEDLLNFMKYRVDDSLEKIGLEKIYFVSEYDYKAMLWFEEEVFANSLDDFFAKRPVDYTKHDKSITADDLF
- a CDS encoding SDR family NAD(P)-dependent oxidoreductase, giving the protein MKKNIVLIGGSTGIGLEIANQLIKENNVIVASRNKGELNDDIKHLEFDVLKDNIEDLELPEEIHGLVYCPGSINLKPFKMLKHKDFEEEMNLNFLSLVKVVKSLMSKLKKAENASLVFFSTVAVKVGMPFHTSVAAAKGAIEGFAKSLAAEYAPTLRVNVIAPSLTDTPLAEKLLSNDSKKEKMSERHPLKRVGNAKDIANAATFLLSDENSWITGQIIGVDGGLSTLNIS
- a CDS encoding ribonucleoside-diphosphate reductase subunit alpha, with the protein product MPETIIKEMQQERLWWLNEESQQILNRGYLLKGETTKSAIERVANAAAKRLYKPELAEAFIEMIERGWMSLSSPIWANMGTERGLPISCFNVYVPDNIEGITHKLGEVIMQTKIGGGTSGYFGELRGRGSAVTDNGKSSGATSFMKLFDTAMDTISQGGVRRGAFAAYLDIDHPDIKEFLEIKNIGNPIQNLFYGVSVPDYWMQEMIDGDREKREIWAKVLESRQQKGLPYIFFKDNINRFKPQVYKDKNYVVNSSNLCSEIALPSTEEESFICCLSSMNLELYDEWKDTEAVKLAIYFLDAVLQEFIAKTEDNYYLTPANKFAKRHRALGLGVMGWHSYLQKNRIPFEGLKAKGLTNSIFKEINEKATKASKELANIYGEPEVLKGYGLRNTTLMAVAPTTSSSAILGQASPGIEPFSSNYYKAGLAKGNFMRKNKYLKELLQEKGLDTEETWRSIMLNHGSVQHLKELSDEERMVFKTFKEISQLEIIQQASVRQKYIDQSQSLNLNIPSDLPVREVNKLMIEAWQLGVKTLYYQRSQSVSKEFIANMVNCASCEA
- a CDS encoding SRPBCC family protein produces the protein MKIYTKKTVQKLPISLEKAWEFLSSPGNLKTITPDYMGFNIISGADRPMFAGQIIQYIVTPIAGIKTKWVTEITHVKDREYFVDEQRFGPYALWHHKHFLKEIPGGVEMEDIIDYKLPFGILGQMVHPFLVAPKLKEIFDYRQEKLIELFGEYDETKTKDATLKQDILA